A stretch of DNA from Jiangella alba:
CCACACTGGGGAGCCTCCCGGTGCCTCCGGCCCGGTGATCCTGGGCGGACGAGACCTCCGGTTGCGCACAGCGCCCGCTGTGCGGTCAGCTCACCGGAGAGGACTCTGTCTTCGTGTTGGACCTGCCCGTGTGGTTCGAAGTCGGAACGCTCGTCGTTCTCGTCCTGCTGCTCATCGCCGACCTCCTCATCGTCACCCGCCGCCCGCACGCGCCGTCCATGCGCGAAGCCGGCCTGTGGGTGGCGTTCTACGTGAGCCTGGCGGTCGTGTTCGGCATCGTCCTGGGGTTCGTCGGCCATGGCCAGGCCTCCGGCGAGTTCTTCGCCGGCTGGCTCACCGAATACAGCCTGAGCGTCGACAACCTGTTCATCTTCGTGATCATCCTGGCTCAGTTCAAGGTGCCCAGGAAGTACCAGCAGTCGGTGCTGATGTTCGGCATCCTGACGGCCATCGTGCTGCGCGGCGTGTTCATCCTGCTCGGCGCCGCGCTGATCAACGAGTTCGCCTGGGTGTTCTACATCTTCGGCGCGTTCCTCGTGTACACCGCGGTCAAGCTGGCCAACCAGCAGGTCCACCACGAGGAGCACGACGACGAGGAGTACGAGAACGCGTTCATCCGCCGGGCCAAGCGGGTGCTGCCGATGACCACGGAGTACCACGGCATCAAGCTGCGCATCCGCGAGAACGGCAAGCGGCTCTACACCCCGATGCTCATCGTGTTCCTGTCCATCGCCTCCGCCGACCTGCTGTTCGCCGTCGACTCCATCCCGGCCATCTTCGGGCTGACGCAGGAGGCGTTCATCGTCTTCACCGCGAACATCTTCGCGCTGATGGGCCTGCGCCAGCTGTACTTCCTCATCGGCGGGCTGCTCGAGCGGCTGATCTACCTGTCCGCCGGCCTCGCCGTCATCCTGGCGTTCATCGGCGTGAAGCTGGTCCTGCACGCTCTGCACGAGAACAACCTGCCGTTCATCAACGGCGGCGAGCCGTTCCACAACGTGCCCGAGGTGCCCATCTGGCTGTCGCTGTCGGTCATCATCGGCACGTTGCTGGTCACCACGGTGCTCAGCCTGATGAAATCCCGCCGCGACGGCCGCGAGGCCGAGGCGGGCGGCTCGGCCGGCCCGGCCCAGCCCGAGGTCGACGGCCCCGCCGCCACCAACGGCGCCGTCGCCGACTCCGTCGAGGCCGACGAGTCGAGCGCGGCCGAGCACGACCGCCGCTGACGGCCACTGCACCTGATCGTCAACCGCTGGCGACACCCAGACGTCGCCAGCGGTTGACGATCACCGCGGCCTGTCGTCGTTCGCCGGTCAGGCCGTCGAGGACGCTCCGACCAGCCCGATCAGGAACAACATCCACGCCAGGAACGACCCGATGCCGATGTAGCCCAGGACGAGCCCGGCGATGGCCAGGCCGCGTCCGCCGACGCTGGGGTCGCGCCTCATCTTCCCGAGCGCCACATGGCCGAAGATCACGGCCAGCAGCGATCCGAGCCATCCGAGCCACAGGATCCCGAGGACGAGGCTCGCGACCGCGAGGCCACTGGTCGTCCTCGGCTGCTGCATGTAGGCGTACTGCGGTGGTCCGTACTGCGGCTGGTTCTCGGTGGTCATGGCATGCCCCCTACCAGCCGCGGGCTCGCCAGGCGGCCAGGTGCGGCCGTTCGGCGCCCAGCGTGGTGTCGTCGCCGTGGCCGGGGTAGACCCAGGTCTCGTCGGGCAGGCGGTCGAACAGCTTCGCCTCGACGTCGTCGAGCAGGGAGGTGAAGTCGGCCGCCGAGCGGGTCTTGCCGACGCCGCCGGGGAAGAGGGAGTCGCCGGTCCAGAGGTGGGGCGGGCCGGTGGGGTCGTCGTACAGGACGGCGAGGCCGCCGGGGGTGTGGCCGGCCAGGTGGATCAGCTCCACCGCGACGTCGCCGAAGCGCAGCACGTCGCCGCCGGCGGCCACCAGCGCCGTCGGCACCGGGATGGCCGGCGCGTCCGCCGCGTGCGCCACCGTCACCGCGCCCGGCACGGCCGCCGCCACCTCGGCCAGCGCGCCCCAGTGGTCGGGGTGACGATGAGTGGTGACGACGTAGCGCAGCGGCCCGTCGCCGCACAGCTCCAGCACGCGCGCGGGCGAGGCGGCCGCGTCGATGAGCAGCTCGTCGCCGGCGAAGCGGTCGCGCAGCACGTAGACGTTCGACGCCAGCGGGCCCACGGCCGCCTTGGTGACGACCAGCCGGGCCAGTTCGTGCACGTCCGGCACGCCGCCGGGGGAGACCCGGCCGGTGTAGGAGCTCACAGCCAGGACGGCAGCGCCGGCAGCGCACCGGCCGGCTGCACCCGCAGCCCGGCGCCGGACGAGCGGCCGATCAGCCAGCTCAGCACGTCGGACGGCGACCCGCCGACGGTGACGGGCGCCTCGGCGCCCAGGTGCTCGACGCCGGCGCCGTCGATCTCGAGGGTGACGGCGGGGACGTCCTCGCGGCGGCCGAACGCGCGCACCGTCTCGTCGAGGGCGCGGCGGACGAACGCGTCCGGCCAGTCGGCCGGGCCGTAGCCGGTGCGCAGGTCGGCGTGGTGCACCTCGAGCTCGCGCAGCCGCAGCCAGAGCACCCGCCGCCCGGGCAGCGGCTCTCCGGTGGCGGCCGGGCCGCGGCGTACCTGGCGCTCCCAGCCGTCGTCGGGCATCTCCATGACGGCGCGGACGAAGCGGTCGGCGGAGACGTGCAGGTCGTCGACGATCTCGGCGGCGGGCCGGGTGGCGCCGTCCTCGATGTCGGCGTTGCGGGCCTCGACGCTGGGATACATCGGGTTCTCGCGGCCGGTGCGGGCCCAGCCGAGCAGGTTGGACAGCGCGTCGGCGTTGCGGGCCACATGCGTGAGGACGTGGGCGCGGGTCCAGCCGGGACATAGACTGGGGGCGGCCAGGCCGGCGTCGTCGAGCGTGGCGGCCGTCGCGATGAGGCGTTCGGTCGCGGCGGTCACCGGCCCGGCGGCGGGGGAGTCACCGCCGGAATCGTGGGACATCGGTTCGGCGTTCACGGTGGGCACGGTTTCGAACCTAGCCCTCATCGGCCGCCGGGGCGACTGAGTTGGGCGTCCCGGACCGTTCGTCCGACCGACCTTGTCGGACCCGCCCCCTACGATGCAGTGAACGGTCCGTCTGTCCGGCAGACCCGCCAACAACACGACGATGCAGTGAACCGTACGTCTGTCCAGCGCACCACCCCGACACCGGAGCCCACGCGACCTCATGACCGAACGAACCGCCGCCCACGCCAGCGACCGCCTGGTGGTCCGCGGCGCCCGGGAGCACAACCTCAAAGACGTCTCCCTCGACCTCCCTCGCGACGCACTCATCGTGTTCACGGGGTTGTCCGGGTCGGGGAAGTCCAGCCTGGCCTTCGACACCATCTTCGCCGAGGGCCAGCGCCGCTACGTCGAGTCGCTGTCGGCGTACGCCCGCCAGTTCCTGGGGCAGATGGACAAACCCGACGTCGACTTCATCGAGGGGTTGTCGCCGGCGGTCTCCATCGACCAGAAGTCGACGTCGCGCAACCCGCGCTCGACGGTGGGCACCATCACCGAGGTCTACGACTACCTGCGGCTGCTGTACGCGCGGGCCGGGCATCCGCACTGTCCCCAGTGCGGGCGGCCCATCGGCCGGCAGACGCCGCAGTCCATCGTCGACCAGGTGCTCGACCTCGAGGACGGCTCCCGCTTCCAGGTGCTGGCGCCGGTGGTCCGCGCCCGCAAGGGCGAGTACGCCGACCTCTTCCGCACGCTGCAGTCGCAGGGCTACTCCCGGGCCCGGGTCGACGGCACGGTGTACCAGCTCACCGACGTGCCGAAGCTGAAGAAGCAGGAGAAGCACACCATCGAGGTGGTGGTCGATCGGCTGGCGGTGAAGGAGTCCGCGAAGCGCCGGCTCACCGACTCCGTCGAGACCGCGCTGCGGCTGTCCGGCGGCCTGGTCACACTCGACTTCGTCGACCTCCCCGAAGACCACGACCACCGCGAGCGGGTCTACTCCGAGCACCTGTACTGCCCGTACGACGAGCTGTCGTTCGAAGAGCTCGAGCCGCGGTCGTTCTCCTTCAACTCGCCGTTCGGCGCCTGCCCCGAGTGCACCGGCCTGGGCACCCGCATGGAGGTCGACGAGGAGCTGGTCGTCCCCGACACCTCCAAGACCCTCGACGGCGGCGCGCTGGCCCCCTGGGCGCCCGGCAACACCTCCGAGTACTTCGACCGCCTGGTCACGGCGCTGTCCGAGGCCATCGGGTTCCGCACCGACGTGCCGTTCGAGTCGCTGCCGAAGAAGGCGCGCGAGGCCGTTCTGCACGGCCATCCCGAGCAGGTGCACGTCCGCTACAAGAACCGCTACGGCCGCGAGCGCTCCTACTACACCTCCTACGAGGGCGTGCTGCCGTGGGTGCGGCGCCGCTACGCCGAGGCCGAGTCCGACGCCAGCCGCGAGCGGTTCGAGGGCTTCATGCGCGAGGTCCCGTGCCCGGCCTGCGGCGGCACCCGGCTCAAGCCGGTGGTGCTGGCGGTCACGGTCGGCGGCCGCAGCATCGCCGACGTCGCCGCGCTGCCCATCGGCGAGTGCGCCGAGTTCCTGCGCACGCTGAAGCTGTCCGAGCGCGAGGAGCAGATCGCCGCCCGGGTGCTCAAGGAGGTCAACGAGCGGCTGCAGTTCCTGGTCGACGTCGGCCTGCACTACCTCAGCCTCGACCGCGCGTCGGCCACGCTGGCCGGCGGCGAGGCGCAGCGCATCCGGCTGGCCACGCAGATCGGCTCCGGCCTGGTCGGCGTGCTGTACGTGCTCGACGAGCCGTCCATCGGGCTGCACCAGCGCGACAACCACCGGCTCATCGAGACGCTCATCCGGCTGCGCGACCTCGGCAACACGCTGATCGTCGTCGAGCACGACGAAGACACCATCAAGGTGGCCGACTGGGTGGTCGACATCGGCCCGGGCGCCGGCGAGCACGGCGGCCAGGTCGTCGTCAGCGGCACCGTCGACGACCTCCTGGCGCAGGAAGACTCCCTCACCGGCGCGTACCTGTCCGGGAAGAAGCGCATCGACATCCCGCCGGTGCGCCGCCCGCCCACGAAGGACCGCGCGCTCAAGGTCGTCGGGGCGCGCGCCAACAACCTCAAGGACGTCACCGTCAGCTTCCCGCTGGGCTGCTTCGTCGCCGTCACCGGCGTCAGCGGCTCGGGCAAGTCGACGCTGGTCAACGACATCCTGTACACCTCGCTGGCGAAGGAGATCTACAACGCCCGCGCGGTGCCGGGCCGGCACAAGCGCATCGAGGGCATGGGCCTGGTCGACAAGGTCGTGCACGTCGACCAGTCGCCCATCGGCCGCACCCCGCGCAGCAACCCGGCCACCTACACCGGCGTGTTCGACGTCATCCGCAAGCTGTTCGCCGAGACACAGGAGGCGAAGGTCCGCGGCTACCAGCAGGGACGGTTCTCGTTCAACGTCAAGGGCGGGCGCTGCGAGGCGTGCTCCGGCGACGGCACCATCAAGATCGAGATGAACTTCCTGCCCGACGTCTACGTGCCGTGCGAGGTCTGCCACGGCGCCCGGTACAACCGCGAGACGCTCGAGGTGCACTACAAGGGCAAGAGCATCTCCGAGGTGCTCGAGATGCCCATCGAGGAGGCGACGGAGTTCTTCGCCCCGGTCGAGCGCATCGCCCGGCACCTGCGCACGCTCAAGGAGGTCGGGCTGGGCTACGTGCGGCTGGGCCAGCCGGCGCCCACCCTCTCCGGCGGCGAGGCGCAGCGGGTCAAGCTGGCGGCCGAGCTGCAGAAGCGGTCCACCGGCAAGACCATCTACGTGCTCGACGAGCCCACCACCGGCCTGCACTTCGAAGACATCCGCAAGCTCATCGGCGTGCTGCAGGGGCTGGTCGACAAGGGCAACACCGTCGTCGTCATCGAGCACAACCTCGACGTCGTCAAGACCGCCGACTGGATCGTCGACATGGGCCCCGAGGGCGGCACCGGCGGCGGCACCGTCGTCGCCACCGGCACGCCCGAGCAGGTCGCCAAGGTCCAGGCGTCGCACACCGGCGCCTTCCTCCGCGACATCCTCGGCGTCTAGACGATCGAGTCCGATTGATCGTTCGTGGTCGGTGAGCGGGTTGTCGTGCGGTGATGCGGACGCTGGGCAGCGGGGTGAAGGGGCGCAGGCCACTGCGACGGTGATGGCGCTCCTACTGCTGCTCTGACGACACAAACAGCGCCATCGCCAGCCCACCACCCTCGCGCGGCCGTCGGCAGCCACACCGGCCCGCCGCCGAAGGCCGTGCGGACTCACTCATCCAGACGATCTCAATCCGTCCGGGCCACTGGTTCGTACATGATGGTGAGTGGTTCCCAGACGGAGAGGCGATCGATGGCACAGCAGCACGCGGCAACGACCCCGGACGGCGACACCGACGGCGACCACGCGGGCTGCGGCCACTGCGTCGGCCGCCGCACGGCGCTGATGGGCCTGGGCGCCGTCGGCGTCGCGGGCCTGCTGGCGGCCTGCGGCGGCGGTGACGACGAGCCGAGCACGGGCGGCGCGCCATCGGCGCAGCCCAGCGCCGACGCGCCCGACGACGGCGCCAGCGGCGAGGCCACCGCGCCGGCCGAGCCGTCGACGCCCGCGGAGGAGCCCGGCGGCGAGGCGCTCACCAGCACCGACAAGGTCCCGGTGGGCGGCGGCGTCGTGCTGCACGTCCCCGGCGTCGTGGTGGCGCAGCCCGAGGCCGGCACGTTCGTCGCCTACAGCAGCACCTGCACCCATCAGGGCTGCGCGGTCACCGCGGTGGCCGACGGCCTGATCACCTGCGACTGCCACGGCAGCCAGTTCAACGTCGCCGACGGCTCGGTGGCCCGCGGCCCGGCCGAGCAGGCGCTGCCGGCGGTGGCCATCGTGGTCGAGGGCGACCAGGTCCTCGCCGGCTGAAACGAGGCGATCCGGCCGCCGCCCACGCGTGAGGGGGCAGCGACCGGATCGTGGTCTGACGGGGCCGCACCCGGCCGGTGCGAACGGGGTGAACCGGCGGCCGGGTGCGGCGTCAGGGGAGCAACGCGGGCGTCAGGCGCCCGGACGCGGCTCCGTGGACGGCGGCTCCTCGTCGCCGAACAACGACTGCCCCGGCGGGTCGGCGGGCGCACCCGCGGCCGACCCGTCGCCGGCCGAGCCGTACGACGACGCCGCCGCCGGCGCCGCTGCGCCGCGGCCCATCGGCGGGTCGAAGTTCGACGGCGACAGCTTCGCCCACCACTCGCGGGCGGTGTTGATGCCACCGACGCCGAACGCGATGGTCACCGCGCCCAGGATCGCCAGCGGCAGGTACTGCAGCAGCGTGTTCTCGATCTTCGACGTCACCGACGACGCGAAGTTCAGTGTGTCGAACGCGGCCAGGACCCCGATCACCAGCACGCCGATGCGCACCGCGGTGCTGACCCAGCCCATGTTCCGGCTCTCCGCGAACGGCCGGACGACATTCGCCGCCCAATTGGCGATAGCGGCCGCCACGAACAGCACCAGAAGCGCGATGGCCACCAGCGGCAGATAGGCGATGAGCCGGTTCAGCATCGACGTCAGCTGGTCGATCCGCAGTACTTCCGCGGCGATCTGCACGAAGATGATGAAGATCAGGAAATAGGCCACTTGGCCGATCAGCGCCACGCCGCTGGTTCCGGCCTGGCGCAGGGTGTTCTCGATACCGGCGGCCTCGGTCAGGCGACCGGCGCCGATCTTGTTCAGTCCGGCCGTGAGCAGCCGTCGGATCAGCTTCGCGACCCAGTGTCCGATCAGCAGCAGTAGTAGCGCGACCACCAGGCGCGGCACGAAGTCGCCGATGTCGGAGCCGAGTCGGCTGAACGAGTCGCCGAGTTGGTCGACGAAATTCTCTGTACGCACAGATGTGGGCATTCCATGCCTCCCGCCTTGTCTCGAAGGTGCCCCCGAAGATAGTTCCGGCCGGGGAACCGATCATGGCGATTCCGATTTGTTCCGCTATTCGGCCGAGGGAGGTGTGAGAATTGTCGGCACATCACCGCACATTGCCGGTCGGGCGCCCGGTCACGCCCATGGCGAACACCGCCATGCCGACGCTGTCGGTGCGAGGTCATAGGCTGTCTGTCGTGGCCGATCCGACGACGTACCGACCGGCCCCG
This window harbors:
- a CDS encoding TerC/Alx family metal homeostasis membrane protein, which encodes MDLPVWFEVGTLVVLVLLLIADLLIVTRRPHAPSMREAGLWVAFYVSLAVVFGIVLGFVGHGQASGEFFAGWLTEYSLSVDNLFIFVIILAQFKVPRKYQQSVLMFGILTAIVLRGVFILLGAALINEFAWVFYIFGAFLVYTAVKLANQQVHHEEHDDEEYENAFIRRAKRVLPMTTEYHGIKLRIRENGKRLYTPMLIVFLSIASADLLFAVDSIPAIFGLTQEAFIVFTANIFALMGLRQLYFLIGGLLERLIYLSAGLAVILAFIGVKLVLHALHENNLPFINGGEPFHNVPEVPIWLSLSVIIGTLLVTTVLSLMKSRRDGREAEAGGSAGPAQPEVDGPAATNGAVADSVEADESSAAEHDRR
- a CDS encoding DUF4190 domain-containing protein, translated to MTTENQPQYGPPQYAYMQQPRTTSGLAVASLVLGILWLGWLGSLLAVIFGHVALGKMRRDPSVGGRGLAIAGLVLGYIGIGSFLAWMLFLIGLVGASSTA
- a CDS encoding MBL fold metallo-hydrolase, producing MSSYTGRVSPGGVPDVHELARLVVTKAAVGPLASNVYVLRDRFAGDELLIDAAASPARVLELCGDGPLRYVVTTHRHPDHWGALAEVAAAVPGAVTVAHAADAPAIPVPTALVAAGGDVLRFGDVAVELIHLAGHTPGGLAVLYDDPTGPPHLWTGDSLFPGGVGKTRSAADFTSLLDDVEAKLFDRLPDETWVYPGHGDDTTLGAERPHLAAWRARGW
- a CDS encoding maleylpyruvate isomerase family mycothiol-dependent enzyme — protein: MPTVNAEPMSHDSGGDSPAAGPVTAATERLIATAATLDDAGLAAPSLCPGWTRAHVLTHVARNADALSNLLGWARTGRENPMYPSVEARNADIEDGATRPAAEIVDDLHVSADRFVRAVMEMPDDGWERQVRRGPAATGEPLPGRRVLWLRLRELEVHHADLRTGYGPADWPDAFVRRALDETVRAFGRREDVPAVTLEIDGAGVEHLGAEAPVTVGGSPSDVLSWLIGRSSGAGLRVQPAGALPALPSWL
- the uvrA gene encoding excinuclease ABC subunit UvrA: MTERTAAHASDRLVVRGAREHNLKDVSLDLPRDALIVFTGLSGSGKSSLAFDTIFAEGQRRYVESLSAYARQFLGQMDKPDVDFIEGLSPAVSIDQKSTSRNPRSTVGTITEVYDYLRLLYARAGHPHCPQCGRPIGRQTPQSIVDQVLDLEDGSRFQVLAPVVRARKGEYADLFRTLQSQGYSRARVDGTVYQLTDVPKLKKQEKHTIEVVVDRLAVKESAKRRLTDSVETALRLSGGLVTLDFVDLPEDHDHRERVYSEHLYCPYDELSFEELEPRSFSFNSPFGACPECTGLGTRMEVDEELVVPDTSKTLDGGALAPWAPGNTSEYFDRLVTALSEAIGFRTDVPFESLPKKAREAVLHGHPEQVHVRYKNRYGRERSYYTSYEGVLPWVRRRYAEAESDASRERFEGFMREVPCPACGGTRLKPVVLAVTVGGRSIADVAALPIGECAEFLRTLKLSEREEQIAARVLKEVNERLQFLVDVGLHYLSLDRASATLAGGEAQRIRLATQIGSGLVGVLYVLDEPSIGLHQRDNHRLIETLIRLRDLGNTLIVVEHDEDTIKVADWVVDIGPGAGEHGGQVVVSGTVDDLLAQEDSLTGAYLSGKKRIDIPPVRRPPTKDRALKVVGARANNLKDVTVSFPLGCFVAVTGVSGSGKSTLVNDILYTSLAKEIYNARAVPGRHKRIEGMGLVDKVVHVDQSPIGRTPRSNPATYTGVFDVIRKLFAETQEAKVRGYQQGRFSFNVKGGRCEACSGDGTIKIEMNFLPDVYVPCEVCHGARYNRETLEVHYKGKSISEVLEMPIEEATEFFAPVERIARHLRTLKEVGLGYVRLGQPAPTLSGGEAQRVKLAAELQKRSTGKTIYVLDEPTTGLHFEDIRKLIGVLQGLVDKGNTVVVIEHNLDVVKTADWIVDMGPEGGTGGGTVVATGTPEQVAKVQASHTGAFLRDILGV
- a CDS encoding Rieske (2Fe-2S) protein, with the protein product MAQQHAATTPDGDTDGDHAGCGHCVGRRTALMGLGAVGVAGLLAACGGGDDEPSTGGAPSAQPSADAPDDGASGEATAPAEPSTPAEEPGGEALTSTDKVPVGGGVVLHVPGVVVAQPEAGTFVAYSSTCTHQGCAVTAVADGLITCDCHGSQFNVADGSVARGPAEQALPAVAIVVEGDQVLAG
- a CDS encoding mechanosensitive ion channel family protein, translated to MRTENFVDQLGDSFSRLGSDIGDFVPRLVVALLLLLIGHWVAKLIRRLLTAGLNKIGAGRLTEAAGIENTLRQAGTSGVALIGQVAYFLIFIIFVQIAAEVLRIDQLTSMLNRLIAYLPLVAIALLVLFVAAAIANWAANVVRPFAESRNMGWVSTAVRIGVLVIGVLAAFDTLNFASSVTSKIENTLLQYLPLAILGAVTIAFGVGGINTAREWWAKLSPSNFDPPMGRGAAAPAAASSYGSAGDGSAAGAPADPPGQSLFGDEEPPSTEPRPGA